The following proteins are encoded in a genomic region of Cryptomeria japonica chromosome 11, Sugi_1.0, whole genome shotgun sequence:
- the LOC131057095 gene encoding AAA-ATPase ASD, mitochondrial-like has protein sequence MAMETWLNVGTLTTAIFFMGTMAREYLPPEILEYFRELFRRLSRFLSFYIILVIEENEGFKVSDVYESVQIYLSTRSSSGAARLKLSRPKNAKAFTYTMDKSQQILDEFHGVQAWWSLRSRELKQSGFPYDVCGEKRQFELTFHKKDKATIFESYLPHVIAEAKIMELRNRHRKIYTNKGGKSDSFEDRNRVWTPVVFEHPATFETVALDPEVKDDIMEDLTKFSQREKYYKKVGRAWKRGYLLFGPPGTGKSSMIAAIANFLEYDIYDLELTGVKSNNELRKLLIGTTNKSVIVIEDIDCSLDLTDRKKKVKKESKEEQNPAKDEKESEEGQVTLSGVLNFTDGLWSCCGSERIIIFTTNHVDRLDPALLRSGRMDKHIHLSFCTFPAFKVLARNYLGVVEDHPLFEQVEVLMREAQMTPADVTEQLMRASDDPTAALEKLIQALRRPIVEKAAVKNEISPATESVDDDSEETPSAAAISEDSCSN, from the coding sequence ATGGCAATGGAGACGTGGTTGAATGTCGGGACGCTCACGACTGCCATTTTTTTCATGGGAACAATGGCCAGGGAGTACCTCCCTCCCGAAATCTTAGAATATTTCAGAGAGCTATTCAGAAGGCTCTCACGATTTCTGTCTTTCTACATCATTCTAGTCATTGAGGAGAACGAAGGTTTCAAGGTCAGCGATGTTTACGAATCGGTGCAGATTTATTTGAGCACCAGATCATCTTCCGGTGCCGCCAGATTGAAGCTCAGCAGGCCCAAAAATGCCAAGGCATTTACATACACCATGGACAAAAGCCAACAAATCTTGGACGAATTTCACGGCGTCCAAGCCTGGTGGAGTCTCCGTAGCAGAGAGTTAAAGCAGTCTGGCTTCCCCTATGACGTCTGTGGTGAAAAGCGCCAGTTCGAGCTCACATTCCACAAGAAGGACAAAGCCACGATATTTGAATCCTATCTGCCGCATGTAATTGCAGAGGCCAAAATTATGGAGTTGAGGAACCGGCACCGCAAGATTTACACCAACAAAGGTGGTAAATCGGATTCGTTCGAGGACAGAAACCGCGTTTGGACGCCGGTGGTTTTCGAGCACCCTGCGACGTTCGAAACCGTGGCTCTTGACCCCGAGGTAAAGGATGACATAATGGAGGACCTCACAAAGTTTTCTCAGAGGGAAAAGTATTATAAGAAGGTCGGTCGTGCCTGGAAACGGGGGTATTTGCTCTTCGGCCCGCCCGGCACCGGAAAATCGAGTATGATCGCTGCTATTGCTAATTTTCTCGAGTACGACATTTATGATCTAGAATTAACTGGGGTTAAGAGCAACAATGAGCTGAGGAAGCTTTTGATCGGGACTACGAATAAGTCTGTTATTGTGATTGAGGACATCGACTGCTCGCTGGATCTGACGGACCGGAAAAAGAAGGTGAAGAAAGAGAGCAAGGAAGAGCAAAACCCTGCCAAAGATGAGAAAGAAAGTGAAGAAGGTCAGGTTACTTTATCTGGGGTTTTGAATTTTACTGACGGTTTGTGGTCGTGCTGCGGCAGCGAAAGAATCATTATTTTTACGACAAATCATGTTGATAGGCTGGACCCTGCGCTTCTTCGGTCGGGGCGCATGGATAAGCACATTCATCTGTCTTTCTGTACTTTTCCTGCGTTTAAAGTTCTCGCTCGAAATTATCTTGGTGTTGTTGAAGATCATCCTTTGTTTGAACAAGTTGAGGTTTTGATGAGAGAAGCGCAGATGACGCCGGCAGATGTGACAGAGCAATTGATGAGGGCGAGTGACGATCCAACTGCTGCTCTCGAAAAGCTGATTCAGGCTCTGCGCCGGCCTATAGTGGAAAAGGCTGCCGTGAAAAATGAAATTTCGCCGGCGACTGAAAGTGTAGACGACGATTCAGAGGAAACTCCTTCGGCGGCTGCTATAAGTGAAGATTCCTGTTCAAATTGA